A window of the Bacteroidota bacterium genome harbors these coding sequences:
- a CDS encoding head GIN domain-containing protein: MIRKVTLLIVRFVILTVFIASFSECRVNGIEGSGIVTTETRPITEFSKLNIAGNYNIVIRQGKRSELSLKMDDNLLDNVSTDISGDVLYIKNLNQVLNSRETSIYITVKKLDEVQLNGKIDFSTSNILSRKHFTLNSRGSCNVDLDIHTNSLRLDLVGNNNVTISGNSHSLNAVLSGFGEFNSLDYFCENVYLDITGAIDSKVYAKDFLKVRMSGAGRVLYKGNPEVIKDYSSLASIQPF; encoded by the coding sequence ATGATTAGAAAAGTTACTTTATTAATAGTCAGGTTCGTTATTCTAACTGTTTTTATTGCTTCATTTAGCGAATGTAGGGTAAATGGAATTGAGGGTAGTGGAATAGTAACTACGGAAACACGACCGATAACAGAATTTTCCAAGTTAAATATTGCCGGCAATTACAATATTGTGATAAGGCAGGGTAAGAGGAGTGAGTTATCGCTTAAAATGGATGATAATTTGCTGGATAATGTAAGCACGGATATAAGCGGAGATGTTCTTTATATAAAAAACCTTAATCAGGTTTTAAACAGCCGGGAAACAAGTATATATATCACAGTGAAAAAGCTTGATGAAGTACAGTTAAACGGAAAAATTGATTTTTCTACTTCTAATATTCTTTCACGAAAACACTTCACTCTCAACAGCAGAGGCTCGTGTAATGTAGATCTTGATATTCACACTAATAGTCTTCGTTTAGATTTAGTCGGAAACAATAACGTTACAATTTCAGGCAATTCACATTCATTGAATGCTGTTTTGAGCGGATTTGGAGAATTTAATTCTTTAGATTATTTCTGCGAAAATGTTTATCTGGACATTACCGGAGCCATTGATTCAAAAGTATATGCCAAAGATTTTTTGAAGGTAAGGATGAGTGGTGCAGGAAGAGTTTTATATAAGGGAAATCCCGAAGTTATTAAAGATTATTCCAGCCTTGCCAGCATACAGCCTTTCTAG
- a CDS encoding 4Fe-4S dicluster domain-containing protein, which produces MAMFINEDCIACDACVSECPNTAIYSPDEEWSYADGTSMSGEVTLANGNTVDADEMNEAQSDEFTFIVADKCTECKGFNDEPACVDVCPTDSIQIMEDLAEDEATLLKKKEILHG; this is translated from the coding sequence ATGGCAATGTTTATTAACGAGGACTGTATAGCATGTGATGCATGTGTATCAGAATGTCCTAACACTGCAATCTATTCTCCTGACGAGGAGTGGTCATATGCTGACGGAACAAGCATGAGTGGTGAAGTTACTTTAGCTAACGGAAACACAGTTGACGCTGACGAAATGAATGAGGCTCAATCTGATGAATTCACTTTCATCGTTGCTGACAAATGTACTGAATGTAAAGGATTCAACGACGAACCGGCTTGTGTTGACGTATGTCCAACAGATTCTATCCAAATAATGGAAGATTTAGCAGAAGACGAAGCTACTTTGTTGAAGAAAAAAGAAATCTTACACGGATAA